A window from Engraulis encrasicolus isolate BLACKSEA-1 chromosome 11, IST_EnEncr_1.0, whole genome shotgun sequence encodes these proteins:
- the LOC134458906 gene encoding cyclin-dependent kinase 2-associated protein 1: MSLGMSYKPNVHPQIPGASGNQVGNIVSSPSNMNTVQSYRPVVNDFGPPTLGFQQGPNGNQVPQNKYAELLAIIEELGKEIRPTYAGSKTAMERLKRGIIHARGLVRECLAETERNARA; encoded by the exons ATGTCGTTGGGCATGTCTTACAAACCCAATGTGCACCCGCAGATTCCGGGAGCATCGGGCAACCAAG ttGGGAACATAGTATCCTCTCCATCGAACATGAACACGGTTCAGTCCTACCGGCCGGTTGTGAATGACTTTGGACCACCCACTCTTGGCTTCCAACAG GGTCCAAATGGCAACCAGGTTCCCCAGAATAAGTACGCAGAGCTGCTGGCTATCATCGAGGAGCTGGGCAAGGAGATCCGGCCCACCTACGCCGGCAGCAAGACTGCCATGGAGCGACTTAAGAGAG GTATCATCCATGCCAGAGGGCTTGTGCGCGAATGCTTGGCTGAGACGGAGAGGAATGCCAGAGCTTAA